The proteins below are encoded in one region of Labeo rohita strain BAU-BD-2019 chromosome 15, IGBB_LRoh.1.0, whole genome shotgun sequence:
- the LOC127177523 gene encoding uncharacterized membrane protein C3orf80: protein MRTRTLLSVASGFMGFSCEAVRSCAEIQCEEDQRCCTQNSSSSITSVRQLPQHTFVDNLEWIARKLSGLMILLLLFVVGYFIQRVLCPRPRRQTPEEPSLLHGHASQDSLTGDFSSPVLLLPTYEEVNHLPTYEEIMMEGNGDNLNSNTGATEQRQATVQTSRGPRNTL from the coding sequence ATGAGAACAAGGACATTGCTGAGTGTTGCGTCCGGGTTTATGGGTTTCTCCTGTGAGGCTGTGCGGAGCTGTGcagagatccagtgtgaagaaGACCAGCGATGCTGCACTcagaacagcagcagcagcatcacGTCCGTCCGTCAACTCCCTCAGCACACTTTCGTAGACAACTTGGAATGGATCGCCCGTAAGCTGTCGGGACTGATGATCCTGCTGTTGCTCTTCGTGGTGGGTTATTTCATTCAGCGCGTCTTGTGTCCGCGTCCCCGCCGTCAAACGCCAGAGGAGCCGTCGCTTCTCCATGGACACGCGTCCCAGGACTCCCTCACAGGGGATTTCAGCTCTCCGGTGCTGCTGCTTCCCACGTACGAGGAAGTGAATCATCTGCCCACATATGAGGAGATCATGATGGAGGGGAATGGAGACAATCTGAACTCGAACACAGGAGCGACGGAGCAAAGACAAGCAACAGTGCAAACATCTAGAGGACCCAGAAACACTCTATAA